The Sesamum indicum cultivar Zhongzhi No. 13 linkage group LG6, S_indicum_v1.0, whole genome shotgun sequence genome has a segment encoding these proteins:
- the LOC105165826 gene encoding pathogen-related protein-like — protein MATQTLQGALKTAKDKYRSFLHHEDAHNTVWRRGAPPTYHNVNKLFEEGRTKEWAEGSLEETVQNMMKSWQTEFTHKTRTQDFRIMHPEKFKLIVNGREALSAEETISLGSYNSVLKSSMPDEFKYYKAHEETFDSADDAFRNALPRGFACEVVAVYSSPPVITFKFRHWGYFEGPFKGHAPTGEMVQLFGLVILKVDELMRAEEVEIYYDPAELFAPLLKAPLISGPNTEQQGAASSTSPQKCPFQN, from the exons atggcCACACAAACATTACAAGGTGCTCTTAAGACAGCAAAAGATAAGTACAGGTCTTTCTTGCACCATGAAGACGCACACAACACTGTGTGGAGACGTGGTGCCCCTCCTACATACCACAACGTCAACAAGCTCTTTGAAGAAGGCCGGACCAAG gAATGGGCTGAAGGATCTCTAGAAGAGACGGTCCAAAATATGATGAAGTCATGGCAGACGGAGTTTACTCACAAGACTCGGACTCAGGACTTCAGGATCATGCATCCAGAAAAGTTCAAGCTCATCGTTAATG GAAGAGAGGCACTATCTGCAGAAGAAACAATTAGTCTAGGAAGCTATAATTCTGTGCTGAAGAGTTCAATGCCAGATGAGTTCAAATACTATAAAGCACACGAAGAGACCTTCGATTCGGCTGACGACGCTTTCCGAAATGCGCTTCCCCGTGGATTTGCGTGTGAAGTGGTGGCTGTTTACTCAAGCCCGCCGGTGATTACCTTTAAGTTCAGGCACTGGGGTTACTTTGAAGGCCCCTTTAAAGGCCATGCCCCCACTGGAGAAATGGTCCAGCTCTTTGGACTCGTAATTCTCAAA GTGGATGAACTGATGAGGGCAGAGGAAGTGGAGATATACTATGATCCTGCTGAGCTCTTTGCTCCACTACTTAAAGCACCTCTCATTTCTGGACCCAACACAGAGCAACAGGGTGCTGCTTCTTCCACATCTCCTCAAAAATGCCCTTTCCAAAACTAG